The following proteins are co-located in the Trichormus variabilis 0441 genome:
- a CDS encoding maleate cis-trans isomerase family protein → MMYSKADSNRQIRLGLLVPAGNTTFEPDFHAAFSSQVSIHSHRVIAKHLHAYESYESMDDINEEAVKEVSKLAKARVHFGAYGFTTATFYRGRVFAEQLRQRLTQALGVPVVIPALALLEALLHLQVKKISVVTPYPDWNNQTLKTFLNEAPLEIITFKGDERPKEVAKTNYLWHQSPDEAAAFIKEVSHQGADAIVLPCTAWRTFEVIEELEADLNIPVVTANQATIWSLARRAAIESSLCPRGTLFNI, encoded by the coding sequence ATGATGTACTCGAAAGCTGACTCTAATAGGCAGATCCGTCTTGGCTTGCTAGTCCCAGCAGGTAACACCACATTTGAGCCTGACTTTCACGCTGCTTTTTCCAGTCAAGTCAGCATTCATAGCCATCGTGTGATTGCTAAACACCTGCATGCCTATGAGAGCTATGAATCAATGGATGACATTAATGAAGAGGCTGTCAAAGAAGTAAGTAAACTAGCTAAAGCCAGAGTGCATTTTGGAGCATACGGTTTCACAACAGCAACATTTTACCGAGGGCGAGTTTTTGCTGAACAATTACGACAACGTTTGACACAGGCGCTAGGAGTACCCGTTGTTATTCCGGCTCTAGCTCTATTAGAAGCATTGCTACATCTCCAGGTGAAGAAAATTTCTGTAGTCACTCCTTATCCAGACTGGAACAACCAAACGCTAAAAACATTTTTAAATGAAGCACCTTTGGAAATAATTACGTTTAAAGGTGATGAACGCCCAAAAGAAGTAGCAAAAACTAATTACCTTTGGCATCAGTCGCCGGATGAAGCCGCAGCTTTTATCAAAGAAGTATCTCACCAAGGTGCAGACGCTATTGTGTTGCCCTGTACAGCATGGAGAACATTTGAAGTAATAGAAGAATTAGAAGCAGATTTAAATATCCCCGTAGTTACGGCAAACCAAGCCACAATATGGAGTTTGGCAAGACGAGCTGCTATTGAATCTTCACTTTGCCCCAGGGGAACACTGTTTAATATTTAG
- a CDS encoding FAD-dependent oxidoreductase: MNIRQDVSHIDLITDVLIIGGGPAGTWAAWSAATSGAKVVLVDKGYCGTSGAAAASGNGVWYVPPDPEQREAAMASREAMGGFLADRHWMTRVLDRTYDNINSLADEGYPFSVDADGKVIRRSLQGPDYMRFMRRKIKQAGVKILDHSPALELLVDIEGSVAGAKGINRQSGERWTVRSKAVVIATGGCAFLSKALGCNVLTGDGLLMAAEAGADFSGMEFSNAYAISPAFSSVTKTRYYDWASFTYEDGTVIEGAGSKHGRSVIAKTLLTQPVYACLDQNMDEQTKAWMRASQPNFFVPFDRAGIDPFTQRFPVTLRLEGTVRGTGGIRIADYTCATSVNGLYAAGDAATRELICGGFTGGGSHNAAWAMSSGYWSGQSAANYALSLGEYASQRSVQGVGEAGLHGEGNGTFSPDEAIASTQAEVFPYDRNLFRTATSLSASLERLDDLWQEIRNSHTPDDQQIVRSREAAAMVATARWMYNSGLQRQETRGMHKRMDYPQQDPNQQYRLLSGGLDKIWVKPESLVATQELVTV, from the coding sequence ATGAATATCCGTCAAGATGTTTCTCATATAGATTTAATTACCGATGTATTAATCATTGGTGGTGGACCGGCTGGTACTTGGGCTGCTTGGAGTGCTGCAACCAGTGGGGCAAAAGTTGTTTTAGTAGACAAGGGTTACTGCGGTACAAGTGGTGCAGCCGCCGCCTCTGGAAATGGTGTATGGTATGTTCCACCAGATCCAGAACAGCGAGAAGCTGCAATGGCGAGTCGGGAAGCGATGGGAGGCTTTCTGGCGGATCGTCATTGGATGACTAGGGTCTTAGATCGCACCTATGACAACATTAACTCTCTGGCAGATGAGGGTTATCCTTTCAGTGTGGATGCTGATGGAAAGGTGATCCGTCGCTCCTTGCAAGGGCCGGATTATATGCGGTTTATGCGGAGAAAAATTAAACAAGCAGGTGTAAAAATTTTAGACCACAGTCCGGCTTTAGAGTTGTTGGTAGATATAGAAGGCTCTGTGGCTGGGGCTAAGGGTATCAATCGTCAATCTGGGGAACGTTGGACAGTCCGATCCAAGGCGGTTGTGATTGCTACAGGTGGCTGTGCTTTCTTGAGTAAGGCACTTGGTTGCAATGTTCTGACAGGGGACGGTTTATTGATGGCGGCTGAGGCGGGTGCTGATTTCTCTGGTATGGAATTTTCTAATGCCTATGCAATTTCCCCGGCTTTTTCTTCTGTAACGAAGACTCGTTATTATGATTGGGCTTCTTTCACATACGAAGATGGGACGGTAATTGAGGGTGCAGGTTCTAAGCATGGTCGTTCTGTGATTGCCAAAACATTGCTGACTCAGCCAGTTTATGCGTGTCTGGATCAAAACATGGATGAGCAAACAAAAGCCTGGATGCGCGCATCTCAGCCTAACTTCTTTGTTCCTTTTGATCGCGCTGGGATTGACCCCTTTACGCAAAGATTCCCTGTAACTCTGCGTTTGGAAGGAACTGTGCGCGGTACTGGTGGAATTAGGATTGCAGATTATACCTGTGCTACCTCAGTGAATGGACTTTATGCGGCAGGAGATGCGGCTACTAGAGAATTAATTTGTGGTGGCTTTACGGGTGGAGGTAGTCATAATGCAGCTTGGGCAATGTCTTCTGGCTATTGGTCTGGACAATCTGCTGCTAATTATGCGTTGAGTTTGGGTGAATACGCTAGTCAACGCAGTGTACAGGGTGTGGGGGAAGCGGGATTACATGGTGAAGGTAATGGTACATTTTCACCAGATGAAGCGATCGCCTCAACTCAAGCTGAAGTTTTCCCCTACGATCGCAACCTTTTCCGCACTGCTACCAGTTTAAGCGCATCCCTAGAAAGGCTAGATGACCTCTGGCAAGAAATCCGCAACAGTCATACACCAGATGATCAGCAAATTGTGCGATCGCGGGAAGCTGCGGCAATGGTAGCTACTGCTCGTTGGATGTACAACAGTGGCTTGCAACGTCAAGAAACTAGAGGAATGCACAAACGCATGGATTACCCGCAACAAGATCCCAACCAGCAATATCGGCTCCTTAGTGGTGGGTTGGATAAGATTTGGGTAAAACCTGAGTCATTAGTTGCAACCCAGGAATTAGTAACAGTGTAA
- a CDS encoding 4Fe-4S binding protein, whose amino-acid sequence MIELVSESRCIKCNLCVTACPTNVFDAVPGSAPKISRQSDCQTCYMCELYCPVDALYVDPNAEESVPVDEEALIASGLLGSYRKNVGWGKERTSATKK is encoded by the coding sequence GTGATTGAATTAGTCAGTGAATCACGGTGTATTAAATGTAATCTTTGCGTTACTGCTTGTCCTACCAATGTGTTCGATGCAGTACCAGGGAGTGCGCCGAAAATTTCTCGCCAGAGCGATTGTCAAACCTGTTATATGTGCGAACTGTACTGTCCTGTAGATGCACTGTATGTTGATCCTAACGCTGAGGAATCAGTACCAGTGGATGAAGAAGCTTTGATCGCATCTGGGTTACTTGGCAGTTATCGAAAAAATGTCGGCTGGGGTAAAGAGCGCACATCGGCTACTAAAAAATGA
- a CDS encoding sulfonate ABC transporter substrate-binding protein gives MHQPFEPQRRKVLQGLLTYSALGLSGFAAPIIGDILQANAQTKRSGVNTKTVRVGYQTSGDLVKIKKVLEPRLKSIGVDIEWTPFPAGPQLLEAMNVGRVDIGSVGETPPIFAQAAGAPLVYIAGRKPSKGEGSAIIVRKNSPIKRVADLKGQKVVFQKGSASHYLLVSALKEAGLKFKDIQAISLAPAEARDAFLQEKIDAWVTWDPFYAFVQKNAGARTLRNAAGIATQGGFYLSRREFAVQNPEVVKVILDEIDKLGRWAESNPKEVVKILAPELKLEPSLLETVVRRRTYGLRRLTPSLVAEQQRIADLFYAEKIIPKKIDIRQALLTSQQYAAITPQRISGR, from the coding sequence ATGCACCAACCATTTGAACCACAAAGACGAAAAGTTTTACAAGGATTATTAACATATTCAGCCTTAGGATTATCTGGTTTTGCTGCCCCGATAATTGGAGACATATTACAAGCCAATGCTCAGACAAAACGGTCAGGAGTTAATACTAAAACAGTTCGAGTGGGTTATCAAACTTCTGGAGATTTAGTCAAAATCAAAAAAGTTTTAGAACCACGACTCAAATCTATCGGTGTGGATATAGAATGGACACCATTTCCGGCGGGACCCCAACTGTTAGAAGCTATGAATGTAGGTAGGGTTGATATTGGTTCAGTGGGAGAAACACCACCAATATTTGCTCAAGCAGCAGGTGCGCCACTGGTGTATATCGCTGGACGCAAACCTAGCAAGGGTGAAGGTAGTGCGATCATTGTCAGAAAAAACTCACCTATTAAGAGAGTTGCAGACCTCAAAGGTCAGAAAGTAGTTTTTCAAAAAGGATCAGCATCACACTATCTACTTGTCAGTGCTTTAAAAGAAGCAGGTTTGAAATTTAAGGATATTCAAGCCATCAGTTTAGCACCTGCGGAAGCTCGTGATGCCTTCCTGCAAGAAAAAATAGATGCGTGGGTAACATGGGACCCCTTCTATGCTTTTGTGCAGAAAAATGCTGGCGCTCGCACTTTAAGAAATGCGGCTGGAATTGCTACTCAAGGTGGGTTTTATCTATCACGGCGCGAATTTGCTGTCCAAAATCCTGAAGTGGTGAAGGTAATTTTAGATGAGATAGACAAACTAGGACGATGGGCAGAAAGTAACCCTAAAGAAGTAGTGAAAATTCTGGCTCCTGAACTGAAGCTGGAACCGTCACTTTTAGAAACTGTGGTGCGCCGACGCACTTATGGATTAAGAAGACTTACTCCTTCTCTAGTTGCTGAACAACAGCGCATTGCAGATTTATTTTACGCAGAGAAGATTATACCGAAGAAAATTGATATTAGACAGGCATTACTTACTTCTCAACAATATGCAGCGATCACGCCTCAGCGTATTAGTGGCCGATAG
- a CDS encoding aliphatic sulfonate ABC transporter substrate-binding protein yields the protein MKIPFLDQRRKFFKQLVQYSALGLFTFSTPLVGSLLQSTQAQTQRGFVAKEINLAYQTSGDIVKVRKVVEPRFKALGIKVNWVGPFPAGPQLIEAMNAGRVDIGTVGETPPIFSQAAGITEVIYIAGRTPSRGQNQGVVVRADSPIKKLADIKGKKVAFQRGSNAHYLLAKALQEVGLKISDVQIVGLTPSEARDAFIQNKVDVWVASDPFLALVEKIIPIRNLRNAAKINTLGGFYLGRRRFVTQNPELVRVFLEEADKVGEWAEKNPTEVAKAFAPELKLEVSVLEKVARRRTYRLRRLSPAIIAEQQRVADFYFQEKIIPRKINIQDALLPPQLSAAITPKRLK from the coding sequence ATGAAAATACCATTTCTTGATCAACGGCGTAAATTCTTTAAACAGCTTGTACAATATTCAGCATTAGGATTATTTACTTTCTCAACACCCCTAGTAGGTAGCTTATTACAGAGTACTCAAGCCCAAACCCAACGAGGATTTGTTGCCAAAGAAATCAACTTAGCTTATCAAACTTCTGGTGATATTGTTAAAGTCCGAAAAGTTGTAGAGCCACGGTTTAAAGCTTTGGGTATCAAAGTGAATTGGGTAGGGCCATTCCCAGCCGGGCCGCAATTGATAGAAGCAATGAACGCAGGTAGAGTTGATATTGGTACTGTGGGAGAAACACCGCCAATATTTTCCCAAGCCGCAGGCATCACAGAAGTTATCTACATTGCTGGACGCACTCCTAGTCGGGGTCAAAACCAAGGTGTTGTAGTCAGAGCTGATTCTCCGATTAAAAAATTAGCTGATATTAAAGGGAAAAAAGTTGCTTTTCAGAGGGGATCAAATGCACATTATTTACTAGCAAAAGCTTTACAAGAAGTGGGCTTAAAAATTAGTGATGTGCAAATTGTTGGTTTAACTCCATCAGAAGCTCGTGATGCTTTCATTCAAAACAAAGTGGATGTTTGGGTAGCTAGTGACCCATTCTTAGCTCTGGTGGAAAAAATTATTCCGATTCGCAATTTGAGGAATGCAGCCAAAATTAACACATTGGGTGGATTTTACCTGGGTAGACGTAGATTTGTCACTCAAAATCCTGAATTGGTAAGGGTGTTTTTAGAAGAAGCAGACAAGGTAGGCGAATGGGCAGAAAAAAATCCCACTGAAGTTGCTAAGGCTTTTGCACCGGAACTGAAATTGGAAGTATCAGTTTTAGAAAAGGTAGCACGCCGACGTACTTATCGCTTAAGAAGACTCTCACCTGCGATTATTGCTGAACAACAACGGGTAGCTGATTTTTACTTTCAAGAAAAAATAATTCCCCGCAAAATAAACATTCAGGATGCACTACTACCGCCACAATTATCGGCAGCAATTACACCCAAGCGTCTGAAATGA
- a CDS encoding vanadium-dependent haloperoxidase, giving the protein MQPDHDFDQASQEQNETTNPQSRSSGKRRGRLFGRDGVSRRLFLGHAGLFTATSVVTGMIGSSFSGSKQGDIAQAREIAQGRYRVRDFNYIKFRQQAFQVRLQAAQNNRQIDIPPHPTNGDEERYANKIATDTRGLPHDQRGEVDLQAYDSLIRALTTQNPDDYERIILGGTRKLVNPQGPLAISLEGINASQIAVPPPPTLNSAEQAAEAIELYWQALLRDVPFSRFAQDPNVAAAIAELNSLPEFRGPKQNGFVTPQTLFRGSVIYVDQRDRSGRTTKYVTPPGVLDGPHISQFLLREIPYNTQFISPLIRTALAGKENDFLTNYNEWLTVQNGGSSGKSIKFDPTRRFVFTVRDLSELSRIGGALFFGALLILNSISAPLNPGNPYINSKTQVGSAATFASAHFQALLNLAPSRAIRASYWQKFYVHRRLRPEAYGGLVYNNIVNGTSYPINSQVFNSTALARTFSTFGTYLLPHAYPEGAPFHSSYTGGAASIAGVQATLLKAFFNENFVIPNPVEPDPNDPTKLIPYSGPALTVGGELNKLATNYYIGRGHGGIHWRSDGAAGLALGEEVAISILRDERLGYNERFNGFTFTKFDGTRVTV; this is encoded by the coding sequence ATGCAACCCGATCACGATTTTGATCAAGCTTCTCAAGAGCAGAATGAAACAACAAATCCTCAATCTCGTAGTAGTGGAAAAAGACGTGGTAGACTTTTTGGGCGAGACGGTGTTAGTAGACGTTTATTTCTTGGTCACGCTGGTTTGTTTACTGCTACTAGCGTTGTGACTGGGATGATCGGTTCGTCTTTCTCAGGTTCCAAACAGGGAGATATTGCACAAGCTAGAGAAATTGCTCAGGGTAGATATCGTGTTCGAGATTTTAACTATATAAAATTTCGTCAGCAAGCCTTTCAAGTCCGTCTCCAAGCAGCGCAAAATAATCGGCAAATTGATATCCCACCCCATCCTACCAATGGCGATGAGGAACGCTATGCCAACAAAATTGCTACAGACACGAGGGGATTACCACACGATCAAAGAGGCGAAGTTGATCTGCAAGCTTATGATTCTTTGATTAGGGCATTAACAACACAGAACCCAGATGATTACGAAAGGATTATTTTGGGTGGTACAAGGAAGTTAGTGAATCCTCAAGGGCCGTTGGCAATTAGTTTAGAAGGCATCAATGCTTCTCAGATAGCAGTTCCACCGCCACCAACCCTAAATAGTGCAGAACAAGCGGCAGAGGCGATTGAACTCTACTGGCAGGCTTTATTAAGGGATGTGCCTTTCAGTCGATTTGCTCAAGATCCGAATGTCGCCGCAGCGATCGCCGAACTTAATAGCCTACCGGAGTTCCGGGGGCCAAAACAGAACGGTTTTGTCACTCCGCAAACTTTATTTCGTGGTAGCGTTATCTATGTTGATCAGCGCGATCGCTCAGGTAGGACAACAAAATACGTTACTCCTCCAGGAGTGCTAGATGGCCCCCACATTTCCCAATTTCTGTTACGGGAAATTCCTTACAATACTCAATTCATTTCACCCTTGATTCGTACTGCTCTAGCTGGTAAGGAGAATGATTTTCTCACTAATTACAATGAATGGCTAACTGTCCAGAATGGAGGTAGTTCTGGCAAGTCCATTAAGTTCGATCCCACACGCCGTTTTGTTTTTACTGTTCGTGATCTGAGCGAACTATCACGTATTGGTGGGGCTTTGTTCTTTGGAGCTTTGTTAATTCTCAATAGCATTAGCGCACCGTTAAATCCAGGAAATCCCTATATCAACTCCAAAACTCAAGTTGGTTCTGCTGCTACCTTTGCATCGGCACATTTTCAAGCCTTACTCAACTTAGCTCCCTCGCGGGCAATCAGAGCTTCTTATTGGCAAAAGTTTTACGTACATCGACGTTTACGACCAGAAGCTTATGGTGGATTGGTTTATAACAACATTGTCAATGGAACTAGTTATCCGATTAATTCCCAAGTCTTCAATTCCACAGCCTTAGCTCGCACCTTCAGCACTTTTGGTACTTATTTGTTACCCCATGCGTACCCAGAAGGCGCACCATTCCACTCTTCTTACACTGGTGGTGCTGCTTCGATTGCGGGTGTGCAAGCTACGTTGTTGAAAGCCTTTTTTAATGAGAATTTTGTGATTCCCAATCCTGTAGAACCTGATCCCAATGACCCCACCAAACTAATTCCCTACAGTGGCCCAGCTTTGACAGTCGGTGGTGAGTTGAATAAACTGGCGACGAACTATTACATCGGTCGTGGTCATGGCGGTATTCATTGGCGTTCCGATGGTGCAGCTGGCTTAGCGTTAGGTGAGGAAGTTGCTATCAGTATTCTTAGAGATGAAAGACTGGGATACAACGAACGGTTTAATGGTTTTACCTTCACCAAATTTGACGGTACAAGAGTGACTGTCTAA
- a CDS encoding class I SAM-dependent methyltransferase family protein, protein MPKDWYEWHDLYNTEPKLQQRLEIVREYIAYSLNALPDGAIRIVSVCAGDGRDLLGTLKNHPRINDVYARLVELNPQLVERGRATIESLGLAKQIELINGDATLATNYVGAVPADIVIVCGVFGNLAEEAELNRLLDNLSFLSKPGAFVIWTRGHSNGIPYSDNVRKILSASGFEEISFNLTATGDMGVGLHRYIGENLPEPKEQQLFVFSGVPRAAR, encoded by the coding sequence ATGCCGAAAGATTGGTATGAATGGCACGACCTCTACAACACTGAGCCAAAATTGCAGCAGCGTCTAGAAATCGTGCGGGAATATATTGCTTATAGCTTAAATGCCTTACCAGATGGGGCTATTCGGATAGTGAGTGTCTGTGCGGGTGATGGGCGAGATTTACTAGGAACTTTAAAAAACCACCCCCGGATAAATGACGTATACGCACGACTTGTTGAACTCAACCCCCAGTTAGTTGAACGTGGACGAGCAACTATAGAATCATTGGGTTTAGCCAAGCAAATTGAGTTGATCAACGGTGATGCAACTCTCGCTACTAACTATGTAGGAGCAGTACCCGCAGATATTGTGATTGTGTGCGGTGTCTTTGGCAATCTGGCTGAGGAAGCAGAACTCAATCGCTTACTAGATAACCTGAGTTTTCTGAGTAAACCAGGTGCTTTTGTGATCTGGACTCGTGGACACTCTAATGGTATTCCCTACTCTGACAATGTGCGGAAAATTTTAAGTGCATCTGGATTTGAGGAAATTAGCTTTAACCTAACAGCCACGGGAGATATGGGCGTAGGTCTTCATCGATACATCGGTGAAAATTTACCTGAACCCAAAGAGCAACAGTTATTTGTGTTTTCGGGCGTTCCTAGAGCAGCGAGGTAA
- a CDS encoding glutathione S-transferase family protein, producing the protein MSIQNTVSGWEELLATARNHTSARRVKRPGQSPSTAPIPSSLHKLPPNTEPPVLLYRDTNSWCPFCERVWFALEEKEIPFATEFIDLSNKPKWYTDLVPTTLVPGAKIEGKLVYESKDILLALEEKFPHPALLPENPEENAVARQLVEEADTNGFRSIAFKFLREAPVDVDELAKLQAEFEAQLDELEQTLAKYPGPYFVSTFSLVDIMYSPHLDRLAANLPVYRGYHIKGNPRFPRINAWFNALNQRPAYHRVKSDNITNNLLLRRRWGVEPIGNPLPLDVADSEKIQYRAEAAERLSDNREVAIADIIKNSGVQALAADGDFTTVKEAVDFHLRQLADYLLHGNGETLAGGRTGGKNSTVDPIFAAVGAIAFAYLRNRICAPRDMSAGAATAFRAAIDKLLASVY; encoded by the coding sequence ATGTCTATTCAAAACACGGTATCAGGTTGGGAAGAACTTTTAGCAACTGCTAGAAACCATACTTCTGCGCGTCGGGTCAAAAGGCCAGGGCAATCTCCTTCTACTGCACCCATCCCCAGTAGTTTACATAAACTCCCGCCAAATACAGAACCACCAGTCCTGCTTTACCGAGATACTAATTCCTGGTGTCCTTTCTGCGAGCGAGTTTGGTTCGCACTGGAAGAAAAAGAAATTCCCTTTGCTACAGAGTTTATTGATTTAAGTAACAAACCCAAATGGTATACCGATTTAGTTCCGACAACGCTTGTCCCAGGGGCAAAAATTGAGGGGAAATTAGTATATGAATCCAAAGATATTCTCTTGGCTTTAGAAGAAAAGTTTCCTCATCCTGCCTTATTACCAGAAAATCCAGAGGAAAACGCTGTTGCTAGACAGTTGGTTGAGGAGGCGGATACTAATGGTTTTAGGAGTATTGCTTTCAAATTCCTGAGAGAAGCGCCTGTAGATGTTGATGAGTTGGCAAAGTTACAGGCAGAGTTTGAAGCTCAGTTAGATGAACTTGAGCAAACTTTGGCGAAGTATCCCGGCCCTTACTTTGTTAGTACGTTTAGCTTGGTAGATATTATGTATAGCCCCCATCTGGATAGATTGGCGGCTAATTTACCTGTGTATCGGGGGTATCACATCAAAGGAAATCCGCGTTTTCCTCGGATTAATGCTTGGTTTAACGCACTGAATCAGCGTCCGGCTTATCACAGGGTGAAGTCGGATAATATTACCAATAATTTACTGTTGCGTCGCCGATGGGGAGTGGAACCCATTGGTAATCCTTTACCTCTGGATGTGGCCGATAGTGAGAAAATTCAATATAGAGCCGAAGCGGCTGAGAGATTGAGCGATAATCGGGAAGTGGCGATCGCAGATATTATCAAAAACTCTGGAGTCCAAGCTTTAGCCGCAGATGGTGACTTTACCACAGTTAAAGAGGCAGTTGATTTTCATTTGCGACAACTGGCTGATTATTTACTTCATGGTAATGGTGAAACTTTAGCCGGTGGTCGGACAGGTGGTAAAAATAGCACTGTTGATCCTATTTTCGCTGCTGTGGGAGCGATCGCTTTTGCATATTTGAGAAATCGCATTTGCGCTCCTCGTGATATGAGTGCTGGTGCAGCAACGGCGTTTCGAGCGGCAATTGATAAATTGTTGGCTTCTGTTTATTAA
- a CDS encoding FAD-dependent oxidoreductase has protein sequence MLEFSKAQIYQEGRKLLTAYREDELQLSADVLVIGGGPAAAWAAWSAASQGAKVIIVDKGFLGTSGAAAASGNGIMAPSPENWEKVGAERYRIGKNLANLRWIERVIEKTWLSLPLVESWGYRFPKEDGESVRQSYYGPEYMRVLRKNLLRVGVQILDQSPALELLLADDGSVAGAKGVQRQHHRSYTVRAGAVVLANGGCAFLSKALGCNTNTGDGLLMAVEAGGELSSMEASNHYAISTAFNATVTRGVPFGWASYSDEAGNDLGGYANGRRDPSFLPNALLKGSVYARLDRATPEVKAVIEKSHFIAFLPYKKAGIDPYTERVPVTLVLEGTVRGTGGIRIVDDTCATKVPGLYAAGDAASREFLAGLASGGGGPNAAWAISTGQWAGAGAAAFAKSLGAHPHERVARPAGQVGLRSSSPTSATFDNEAIVHGVQAQMFPLEKNYLRSEQGLLDSLAKLETLWQQVKGNPKQDTVRDVEFSRRAAALTAVARWAYFSALNREETRSEHIRIDYPETDPNQRYYQATGGLDKLWVRRDWITDAPTKQPVITTPTTSSVSKL, from the coding sequence ATGCTCGAATTTAGCAAAGCTCAAATTTATCAGGAGGGAAGGAAATTGCTAACAGCCTATAGGGAAGATGAACTACAACTGAGCGCTGATGTATTGGTAATTGGCGGAGGCCCTGCCGCAGCATGGGCAGCCTGGTCAGCCGCATCCCAAGGAGCCAAAGTCATCATTGTTGATAAAGGTTTTCTGGGTACGAGTGGTGCGGCGGCGGCCAGTGGTAACGGCATCATGGCTCCTTCTCCAGAGAATTGGGAGAAAGTTGGAGCCGAGCGTTATCGCATCGGGAAAAACCTCGCTAACTTACGTTGGATTGAACGGGTTATCGAAAAAACTTGGCTGAGTTTGCCTCTGGTGGAAAGTTGGGGCTATCGTTTCCCTAAAGAAGATGGGGAATCTGTGCGTCAGAGTTATTATGGCCCTGAATATATGCGGGTGCTTCGCAAAAACCTCTTGCGTGTTGGTGTGCAGATTCTTGATCAAAGTCCTGCCTTAGAGCTTTTATTAGCTGATGACGGCTCGGTGGCAGGTGCAAAAGGTGTACAGAGACAACATCATCGTAGTTATACCGTTCGTGCTGGTGCAGTAGTCTTGGCTAATGGCGGTTGTGCATTCTTGAGCAAGGCGTTAGGTTGCAATACTAATACAGGTGATGGACTGCTGATGGCAGTAGAAGCTGGTGGTGAACTCTCTAGTATGGAAGCTTCTAATCACTATGCCATCTCGACGGCTTTTAATGCGACGGTAACTAGAGGTGTTCCCTTTGGTTGGGCTAGTTATAGCGATGAAGCAGGTAATGATCTCGGTGGTTATGCCAATGGTCGTCGTGATCCTTCTTTCCTACCTAATGCCCTGCTCAAAGGCTCCGTTTATGCTCGTTTAGATCGAGCTACGCCTGAAGTTAAGGCAGTGATTGAAAAATCTCATTTCATCGCTTTTCTACCTTATAAAAAAGCTGGTATTGACCCCTATACAGAACGAGTGCCTGTGACACTGGTTCTGGAAGGGACAGTCCGTGGGACAGGTGGAATCAGGATTGTGGATGATACTTGTGCTACAAAGGTTCCTGGCTTATATGCGGCGGGTGATGCAGCATCGCGGGAGTTTTTAGCCGGTTTAGCTTCTGGGGGTGGCGGCCCCAATGCTGCCTGGGCAATCTCGACAGGGCAATGGGCAGGAGCAGGGGCAGCTGCTTTTGCCAAGAGTTTGGGCGCTCATCCTCATGAACGGGTGGCGCGTCCGGCTGGTCAAGTGGGATTGCGCTCATCTTCTCCTACTTCCGCAACATTCGATAACGAGGCGATTGTGCATGGTGTACAAGCCCAGATGTTTCCGTTGGAGAAGAATTACTTGCGGTCTGAGCAAGGACTTTTAGATTCCCTTGCTAAATTAGAAACGCTGTGGCAGCAAGTAAAAGGAAACCCCAAACAAGATACAGTCCGTGATGTAGAATTTTCTCGTCGAGCAGCAGCTCTGACGGCTGTAGCACGATGGGCATATTTTAGCGCGTTAAACCGCGAGGAAACACGCAGCGAACATATTCGCATAGATTATCCCGAAACCGATCCAAATCAGCGTTATTACCAAGCTACAGGCGGTTTAGATAAGCTTTGGGTGAGGCGTGATTGGATTACGGATGCTCCTACTAAACAACCAGTAATCACTACTCCCACCACATCATCTGTATCAAAGTTATAG
- a CDS encoding 4Fe-4S binding protein, protein MIELVSHKLCINCNLCVQVCPTNVFDSVPDQPPIIARKEDCQTCFMCEAYCPADALYVAPQSHTDMEINEDDLIESGIMGEYRRLLGWGYGRKSNSELDTAHKLRQLPRPYQS, encoded by the coding sequence ATGATTGAGCTTGTCAGCCATAAACTCTGTATCAATTGCAATTTGTGCGTCCAAGTTTGTCCTACTAATGTCTTTGACTCTGTACCTGACCAACCACCCATAATCGCCCGCAAGGAAGACTGTCAAACTTGTTTTATGTGTGAGGCATATTGTCCTGCGGATGCGCTCTATGTTGCACCCCAATCTCATACAGATATGGAAATCAATGAGGATGATTTAATTGAAAGTGGCATCATGGGTGAATATCGTCGCCTCTTAGGCTGGGGATATGGTAGAAAAAGCAATAGTGAATTGGATACAGCTCATAAACTGCGCCAATTACCCCGTCCTTATCAAAGTTAA